Proteins encoded in a region of the Streptomyces sp. NBC_01471 genome:
- the tilS gene encoding tRNA lysidine(34) synthetase TilS yields the protein MGPHPAVAAIRLAVRRVLHDVLNEQTAIDGTPAPAPGEGGATGERPGHPAAPHSPGAHPGGTPSEQHRPLVLVACSGGADSMALASALAFEARKLDIRAGGVTIDHGLQDGSDSRAAEVVARLTGLGLGPVDSVAVTVGRDGGPEAAARDARYAALDAVAERRGATAVLLGHTRDDQAETVLLGLARGSGIRSLSGMAAVSGAAGRYRRPFLQLDRQTARKACLVQHLPVWDDPHNADPSYTRSRLRHEGLPALEKSLGKGVVEALARTARLSRDDADALDAWAANAEEASRDEAGQLECAKLYALPPAVRSRVLRRSAIAAGSPAGSLFARHIEEIDRLITGWRGQGAINLPGRVEAQRQGGRLVIRQG from the coding sequence ATGGGTCCCCATCCTGCGGTCGCAGCGATACGCCTGGCGGTCCGCCGCGTACTCCACGACGTACTCAACGAACAGACGGCCATCGACGGAACCCCGGCCCCCGCACCCGGGGAGGGCGGAGCCACCGGCGAACGGCCCGGACACCCGGCGGCTCCGCACTCCCCGGGTGCGCACCCCGGAGGCACCCCGTCCGAGCAGCACCGGCCACTGGTGCTGGTCGCGTGCTCCGGTGGCGCCGACTCCATGGCGCTCGCCTCGGCCCTGGCCTTCGAGGCCCGCAAACTCGACATCCGCGCAGGCGGCGTCACCATCGACCACGGTCTGCAGGACGGCTCGGACTCCCGCGCCGCCGAAGTCGTCGCCCGGCTCACCGGCCTCGGCCTCGGCCCCGTGGACTCCGTGGCCGTGACGGTCGGCAGGGACGGTGGACCCGAGGCCGCGGCCAGGGACGCCCGGTACGCCGCGCTCGACGCCGTGGCGGAGCGCCGCGGCGCCACGGCCGTCCTCCTCGGCCACACCCGGGACGACCAGGCGGAGACCGTCCTCCTCGGCCTCGCCCGCGGCTCCGGCATCCGCTCCCTGTCCGGTATGGCGGCCGTCTCGGGGGCGGCCGGCCGGTACCGCAGGCCCTTCCTCCAGCTCGACCGCCAGACGGCCCGCAAGGCCTGTCTCGTCCAGCACCTCCCGGTCTGGGACGACCCGCACAACGCGGACCCCTCGTACACCCGCTCCCGGCTGCGCCACGAAGGGCTGCCCGCCCTGGAGAAGTCGCTCGGCAAAGGCGTCGTCGAGGCCCTGGCCCGCACGGCCCGCCTCTCCCGCGACGACGCCGACGCGCTGGACGCCTGGGCCGCGAACGCCGAGGAGGCGTCCAGGGACGAGGCCGGGCAGCTGGAGTGCGCCAAGCTCTACGCCCTGCCGCCCGCCGTCCGCAGCCGTGTGCTGCGCCGCTCCGCCATCGCCGCGGGCTCGCCCGCCGGTTCCCTCTTCGCCCGCCACATCGAGGAGATCGACCGGCTGATCACCGGCTGGCGCGGGCAGGGTGCCATCAACCTCCCCGGCCGGGTCGAGGCTCAGCGGCAGGGTGGCAGACTGGTTATCCGGCAAGGCTGA